In Bacteroidota bacterium, the DNA window AATTTAACGTAAGGCGAGGAATAAATAAAACGGAGATCATAAGTTGGAACCAACTTGAGGCGAAGACTCTTTTTGCTAAATCTGAGAATATAATAAAAAAGGCTGCCCCTTTTGAGACAGCCTCTTTGTTATTTTAAAGAAAACTACACAACATAATGGACAGGATCTTTTACACCCGCCTGCTCAAAACCATGTTTCCTTAGAATGCAACTGTCGCATTCGCCGCATGAAGTTCCGTCAGGAAGAGGATCGTAGCAGGAATGAGTGATTGAATAATCCACACCGAGTCTGATACCCAGTTCAATGATTTCCTTCTTGCTTAATTTCTGAAGCGGGGCGTGGATTTTAAGATGTGTCGTCCCCTCCACTCCCACTTTTGTTGCAAGATTAGCCATCTTTTCGAATGATTCAATATATTCAGGTCTGCAATCAGGGTATCCGCTGTAGTCAATTGCATTCACTCCGATAAAGATGTCACTCGCCTGAAGCACTTCAGCAAATGCAAGCGCATAGGATAAAAATATTGTGTTTCTTGCGGGAACATATGTGACAGGAATATTTTTTGACATCTCCTCTTCTTCCCTGTGCTTTGGAACTTCGAGTCCAGATGTCAAAGCCGATCCCCCAATCACTTTCATATCAATATCGATTACAAGGTGCTTCTTTGCCCCGAAATATTCAGCAACCATTGCGGCAGATTTTAATTCCTGAAGATGTCGCTGACCATAATTAAAACTGAGGCAGTAAATTTCATATCCTTGTTCTTTGGCAACCGCTGCCACGGTGGTTGAATCAAGCCCTCCGCTCGTAAGAACAACTGCTTTTTTTGGCATTTTTTATTCTTTGACTTTTTGATAAAATTAAAAATTTGAAGCCCAAATCTAACCAAACAGTGACTTTTGACCAATTTTAAGATTTTACTTCTCTCTCGTTTGACTTGTATGGTAAATTGAATAACACTAAATTAAGGGTTCACTTTAAATATTTAATGCCGGTGTCTGCATGCTGTTAATTTCTTTTGCGGTGCCTCAAATATGAACTTTTAACTTCTCTGACAGGTTTTCATCTGACAGCAACAATCTTATTCCAAAACAATAAAGCCCTTTTTCTCAAAGGAGAAACAATGTACAAGTATTTTCTCATGTTAGCCGTCTTTTCTTTCGTGACCTTTGGCCAAAGCAAAGGGAATCCTGAAATTACGCCGAAAGAAATCATTGAACACATTAAATTTTTGGCTTCAGATGAACTGGAAGGCCGGTCACCGGGAAGTGGCAAAGATATCATCGCCGCTAATTATATCAGGGAGATTTTGAAAAGATCCGGTATTACTCTGCTCGGTAATGATGGATTTCAGCACTTTGAAGTTGGCGGTGCATCGAAAATCAGCGAGAAAAGTTCGTTGACCATAAACAAGACGGAACTTAAATTTGACAAAGATTTTACACCTCTGGTAATATCCTCCTCAGGTGAGGTGAATGCAGAAGTCTTCTTTTGTGGCTACGGTTATGTAATTAACGACCAAAAATTGAAAGTCAACAATTACACATCAGAAGTAAAAGGTAAATGGGTTTTGGTTATGAGAGGGGCTCCGGATGTTCCCGGGATGAAGGAAATCTTCGAAAGTCACTCTTCGCTTCGGAAAAAAATTATCACCGCAAAAGACAACGGAGCCGCTGGGATAATTTTCGTTAACGGCTACGAATTCGATAAAAATGACAATCTTGTCAACAGCTCACAAGGTGCCGGGGAGCCCGATGCAGGAATTCCGGCAGTTCATATTACCAGGGAAATGGCTGAGATCCTGCTCAAGGGTTCCGGTAAGTCTCTGGCTCAGTTGGAAACCTCACTTAAAAATGATATCTCCCAAAGTGTCTCTTTCAACACCTCCGTGGTTGTAAAAGGAACAACGGTGGTTACAAGAACAAAGAAACCGACTGTAAATGTTGTGGGCATGATTGAAGGCAGCGATCCGGTTTTGAAGAATGAATATATAGTTATCGGTGCCCATTTTGATCACTTGGGTTGGGGTGGTCCCGGTACGGGCAGCAGAAGACCCGATACAATCGCCATTCATAATGGTGCCGATGATAATGCTTCCGGAACTGCAACTGCTTTGGAGATAGTCGAAAAACTCGCGGCAAATAAATCGCAGTTGAAAAGAAGTGTAATCTTTCTCGCATTTGGTGCCGAAGAAATGGGTTTGCTGGGATCGAAGTACTTTACCGATAATCCGATTAAGGAATTGAGAAACATCAAATTGATGATAAATCTTGATATGGTTGGAAGGCTGAATCCTGATACCAAAGTTTTGAGTGTCGGAGGGACAGGAACCGCCGTCGAATTTGAAAAATACATCGACAAGTATATTGCAAAATCAGGATTGCAGGTCAAGAAATCACCCGAGGGTTACGGACCTTCGGATCATGCCTCATTCTATTCAAAGGACATCCCCGTTCTCTTCTTCTTTACCGGCGTGCATGATGATTACCACACACCTTTCGATGACTGGGAAAAAATCAATTCAGACGGAGCTGGTGTTATCGGCAATCTGGCTTATGACATCACCATGGAAATTGCAAATACTGATATACCTCCTGTGTTCCAGCTCGCCGGTCCCAAAGAAAGACCAAAAGACTCACCGGGCTACAAAGTCTCCCTTGGAATTATGCCTGATATGTCAGCATCGGATATTGTCGGAGTCAGAGCTGAAACAGTTATCCCCGACCGTCCCGCTCATAAAGCCGGCATGTTGAAGGGTGATATTATCACGGCTATCAATGGGAAACCTGTTAAGGATTTGTATGAATATATGGAGAGACTGGCAGAATTAAAGAA includes these proteins:
- the queC gene encoding 7-cyano-7-deazaguanine synthase QueC, which translates into the protein MPKKAVVLTSGGLDSTTVAAVAKEQGYEIYCLSFNYGQRHLQELKSAAMVAEYFGAKKHLVIDIDMKVIGGSALTSGLEVPKHREEEEMSKNIPVTYVPARNTIFLSYALAFAEVLQASDIFIGVNAIDYSGYPDCRPEYIESFEKMANLATKVGVEGTTHLKIHAPLQKLSKKEIIELGIRLGVDYSITHSCYDPLPDGTSCGECDSCILRKHGFEQAGVKDPVHYVV
- a CDS encoding M20/M25/M40 family metallo-hydrolase, with the translated sequence MYKYFLMLAVFSFVTFGQSKGNPEITPKEIIEHIKFLASDELEGRSPGSGKDIIAANYIREILKRSGITLLGNDGFQHFEVGGASKISEKSSLTINKTELKFDKDFTPLVISSSGEVNAEVFFCGYGYVINDQKLKVNNYTSEVKGKWVLVMRGAPDVPGMKEIFESHSSLRKKIITAKDNGAAGIIFVNGYEFDKNDNLVNSSQGAGEPDAGIPAVHITREMAEILLKGSGKSLAQLETSLKNDISQSVSFNTSVVVKGTTVVTRTKKPTVNVVGMIEGSDPVLKNEYIVIGAHFDHLGWGGPGTGSRRPDTIAIHNGADDNASGTATALEIVEKLAANKSQLKRSVIFLAFGAEEMGLLGSKYFTDNPIKELRNIKLMINLDMVGRLNPDTKVLSVGGTGTAVEFEKYIDKYIAKSGLQVKKSPEGYGPSDHASFYSKDIPVLFFFTGVHDDYHTPFDDWEKINSDGAGVIGNLAYDITMEIANTDIPPVFQLAGPKERPKDSPGYKVSLGIMPDMSASDIVGVRAETVIPDRPAHKAGMLKGDIITAINGKPVKDLYEYMERLAELKKGDLVNVTVTRGNESLILKVQL